The following coding sequences are from one Gemmatimonadales bacterium window:
- a CDS encoding cobalamin B12-binding domain-containing protein, protein MMMMAVAHDEPMTRPIRVLVAKPGLDGHDRGAKVVAAAMRDAGMEVIYTGLHQTPEMIASAAVQEDVDVVGLSILSGAHMTLFPRVHQLLIEHGRGDVLVTGGGIIPAEDAAALQQQGIGRLFGPGTPTTDLIAYVQDWARANLHD, encoded by the coding sequence ATGATGATGATGGCAGTGGCACACGATGAGCCGATGACACGTCCGATCCGGGTCCTGGTGGCCAAACCGGGACTCGACGGACACGACCGGGGCGCAAAGGTCGTCGCCGCAGCGATGCGCGACGCCGGGATGGAGGTCATCTACACCGGCCTCCACCAGACCCCCGAAATGATCGCGTCGGCGGCGGTGCAGGAAGATGTCGATGTCGTCGGACTGTCGATTCTTTCCGGCGCGCACATGACCCTGTTCCCTCGGGTGCACCAGCTGCTGATCGAGCACGGGCGCGGCGACGTGCTGGTGACAGGCGGCGGTATCATTCCGGCCGAAGACGCCGCCGCACTGCAACAACAGGGGATCGGTCGGCTCTTTGGCCCCGGCACGCCGACAACCGATCTCATTGCGTACGTCCAGGACTGGGCGCGCGCCAACCTCCACGACTGA
- a CDS encoding S8 family serine peptidase encodes MIGRATAALLIFGVVAGAPPASARMSHDRVAGSWHTGGARLRAAVFSDTTHRLVAPADAFRAGLIALHSAGVDRFAAAHPAFDGRGVLVAILDSGIDPAIPGLQFTSDSATKLLDLRDFSDEGRIDLRPVARRGDTLLVGTQRLLGASRVAAAATGAAVWGGMLDETALGQAPAADANGNHHVGDSLAIVVVNTQSGWAMFADTQGDGTLADDRPIHDFAVAHESFGWARPGEAATVDFAANFTGDASAPQLDLVFDTFGHGTHVAGIAAGHDIYGVAGFDGVAPGARLIGLKISNDSHGAVTVTGSMLRALDYAIRFASQRQMPLVVNLSFGVGNEIDGTARIDALVDSVLLAHPDVVMTVAAGNDGPGLSTIGFPGSASRVISVGATLPLVFTGASPVGEAVEPVAPFSSRGAEIAGPDIVVPGAAYSTIPNYDIGNEEETGTSMAAPYAAGLAARLVSGLHPAGRAVPARVIRQALRSAGKMLPSGSIVDEGMGVPDLTAAWDWLAHAHEMPDVAVDVGTARGRGAVFLTADPASARTLSAHVVVRRLDGTAPFVLRLHPTMPWIQVPEVIATTTGRGEFIVTVAPSPGPAPAVRTGAIEVDGPDESAGPLAVIPVTVRTPLKLAGARSQVTLSIGAGGVGRTFFEADTGRGFQVEVAMADPSVHGTASLHEPGGMPFRDGATIAAGAGTAAGLFDVGASDVAGGLYEVDALAPPTVPAIATVAVRPAPLRLGANMVRDTLHVTARNLVSTPLSVRLRAGLIGAERRIAVQRTVGGDVRIGLPIPKWATHLVIDADMPRDQWSRFTDFGLTVLDRRGREIDVSPINYAVSRATIDLPDSVGHDSLTVLLSPAFAEPNPVPWTIRLVVKYYVDTPYSLDGGGSAYRTLAAGETHEERFVPGAIPIPIPDDFQPLITVVSLEGPENIWTRELSIARGDGKSP; translated from the coding sequence GTGATCGGACGCGCAACCGCAGCTCTCCTGATCTTCGGCGTGGTGGCCGGTGCGCCGCCTGCGTCGGCGCGCATGAGTCACGATCGCGTCGCGGGATCGTGGCACACCGGCGGTGCCCGGCTGCGGGCCGCTGTCTTTTCCGATACTACCCATCGTCTGGTGGCCCCCGCCGACGCGTTTCGCGCCGGCCTCATCGCGCTTCACTCCGCCGGCGTCGACCGGTTTGCCGCGGCGCACCCCGCCTTCGACGGACGCGGGGTCCTGGTCGCCATCCTCGACAGCGGCATCGATCCGGCGATTCCGGGGCTGCAGTTCACCAGCGACAGCGCGACGAAACTCCTCGACCTGCGGGATTTCTCTGACGAAGGACGCATCGATCTTCGACCGGTCGCGCGCCGCGGCGACACCCTCCTCGTCGGCACGCAACGGCTCCTCGGCGCCTCGCGTGTGGCCGCGGCAGCAACCGGCGCCGCGGTATGGGGCGGGATGCTCGATGAAACCGCGCTGGGGCAGGCGCCCGCAGCGGACGCCAACGGCAATCATCATGTCGGCGACTCCCTCGCGATCGTGGTGGTCAATACGCAGTCCGGGTGGGCGATGTTCGCCGACACGCAGGGCGACGGCACGCTCGCCGATGACCGGCCGATCCATGATTTCGCCGTGGCGCATGAATCCTTCGGATGGGCGAGGCCGGGCGAGGCGGCGACGGTCGACTTTGCGGCCAACTTCACCGGGGACGCGAGCGCCCCGCAGCTCGATCTCGTCTTTGACACGTTCGGCCACGGTACCCACGTCGCCGGAATCGCCGCGGGGCACGATATCTACGGCGTCGCCGGCTTCGACGGCGTTGCGCCGGGAGCACGGCTGATCGGCCTCAAGATTTCCAACGATTCGCACGGCGCAGTGACTGTCACGGGGTCGATGCTTCGCGCTCTCGACTACGCGATCCGGTTTGCCAGCCAGCGCCAGATGCCGCTGGTCGTCAATCTGTCGTTTGGCGTCGGCAACGAAATCGACGGTACCGCGCGGATTGACGCGCTGGTCGATTCGGTGTTGCTCGCCCATCCCGATGTCGTGATGACGGTCGCGGCGGGAAACGACGGTCCCGGGCTGAGCACCATCGGATTTCCCGGGAGTGCATCGCGGGTGATCTCGGTCGGCGCCACACTGCCGCTGGTGTTCACCGGCGCGAGTCCGGTCGGTGAGGCGGTTGAACCGGTGGCGCCGTTTTCGAGCCGGGGCGCGGAGATCGCCGGACCGGACATCGTCGTCCCCGGCGCCGCATACTCGACCATTCCCAACTACGACATCGGCAACGAAGAGGAGACCGGCACGAGCATGGCGGCGCCCTATGCCGCCGGGCTCGCGGCGCGCCTGGTGTCGGGACTGCACCCAGCCGGGCGCGCGGTGCCGGCACGGGTCATTCGACAGGCGCTGCGATCGGCGGGGAAGATGCTGCCGTCGGGTTCGATCGTGGACGAAGGGATGGGCGTGCCGGATCTCACCGCGGCGTGGGATTGGCTCGCCCACGCGCATGAGATGCCCGATGTCGCCGTCGACGTTGGCACGGCACGTGGACGTGGCGCCGTGTTCCTCACCGCCGATCCGGCCAGTGCGCGCACACTCAGCGCGCACGTCGTGGTGCGGCGCCTCGATGGCACGGCGCCATTCGTCTTGCGGCTGCATCCCACGATGCCGTGGATCCAGGTTCCCGAGGTGATCGCGACGACCACGGGGCGCGGCGAATTCATCGTGACGGTCGCGCCGAGCCCTGGGCCCGCGCCCGCAGTGCGTACCGGGGCCATCGAGGTCGACGGCCCGGACGAGTCGGCGGGACCGCTCGCCGTCATTCCGGTGACCGTGCGCACGCCGCTCAAACTCGCCGGTGCGCGGAGCCAGGTGACACTCTCAATCGGTGCCGGCGGCGTCGGGCGGACCTTCTTTGAGGCCGATACCGGTCGTGGATTCCAGGTGGAAGTCGCGATGGCGGATCCCTCGGTGCACGGCACCGCCTCGCTGCACGAACCCGGCGGAATGCCTTTCCGCGACGGAGCCACCATTGCCGCAGGAGCGGGAACAGCAGCGGGATTGTTTGATGTCGGCGCCAGCGACGTCGCCGGCGGGCTGTATGAAGTCGACGCCCTGGCACCGCCAACCGTACCGGCGATCGCCACGGTCGCTGTTCGCCCAGCGCCACTCCGGCTCGGCGCAAACATGGTGCGCGATACGCTCCACGTGACGGCGCGCAACCTCGTGTCTACGCCGCTGTCGGTGCGACTGCGCGCTGGGCTGATCGGTGCGGAACGGCGGATCGCAGTGCAGCGCACCGTCGGCGGCGATGTGCGCATCGGGCTTCCGATACCGAAATGGGCGACACATCTGGTGATCGACGCCGACATGCCGCGCGACCAATGGTCGCGCTTCACGGACTTCGGCCTGACGGTCCTCGATCGTCGCGGCCGCGAGATCGATGTCTCGCCGATCAACTACGCTGTCAGCCGCGCGACGATCGATCTCCCTGACAGCGTCGGGCACGACTCGCTGACCGTCCTCCTATCACCGGCGTTCGCCGAGCCGAATCCTGTGCCGTGGACCATCAGGCTCGTGGTGAAGTACTACGTCGACACCCCGTATTCCCTCGACGGCGGTGGCTCCGCGTACCGGACCCTCGCTGCAGGCGAGACGCACGAAGAGCGCTTTGTTCCGGGGGCGATACCGATTCCGATTCCCGATGACTTTCAACCGCTGATCACGGTCGTCTCGCTCGAGGGACCGGAAAATATCTGGACCCGCGAGCTATCCATCGCGCGCGGGGACGGCAAGTCACCATGA
- a CDS encoding acyclic terpene utilization AtuA family protein, whose amino-acid sequence MSGPDVVRVAAGQGFWGDWLEAPVRQVTGGPIDYLVLDYLAEVTMSILQKQRSRDPAAGYARDFVTQMERILPEIASKGIRVVSNAGGVNPRGCATALRAVVDRLGLGNSIRIALVTGDDILDRIDELLAGGQSLANMDTGRPLSDIRGDIRSANAYLGAAPVVEALQRGANVVITGRVTDTGLTLGPLMHEFGWQFDDWDRIAAGTIAGHILECGAQSSGGNLLSDWRRVRRLEDVGFPIADARADGTFIVTKHPGTGGIVNVASVTEQLVYEMGDPKDYITPDGIADFTSIRLRQRRRDRVEVSGITGAPRTGMLKVSIAWFYGYKAVGTLVYAWPEAVDKARAADAILRKRLKALGLEFDQVLTELVGVDATHGALAGPADPELPEVTLRVGVRGRDRAAVERFTREIAPLVLTGPPSVTGFAGGRPQVEEIVAYWPALVPRELIEPFVKVELL is encoded by the coding sequence ATGAGCGGCCCGGACGTGGTGCGCGTTGCCGCAGGGCAGGGATTCTGGGGCGACTGGCTTGAAGCGCCGGTTCGCCAGGTGACTGGCGGGCCGATCGACTATCTCGTGCTCGATTATCTCGCCGAAGTCACGATGTCGATTCTGCAGAAGCAGCGAAGCCGCGATCCCGCCGCCGGATATGCCCGCGACTTCGTGACGCAGATGGAGCGGATTCTCCCCGAGATCGCGAGCAAGGGGATCCGGGTCGTCTCGAACGCCGGCGGCGTCAATCCGCGCGGATGCGCCACGGCGCTCCGCGCCGTGGTCGATCGGCTCGGTCTCGGCAACTCGATCCGGATCGCGCTCGTCACCGGCGATGACATTCTCGATCGCATCGACGAACTGCTCGCCGGCGGTCAATCGCTCGCCAACATGGATACCGGACGGCCGCTCAGCGACATTCGCGGCGACATCCGTTCCGCCAACGCGTATCTCGGCGCGGCACCGGTCGTGGAAGCGCTCCAGCGTGGCGCCAATGTCGTCATCACCGGCCGCGTCACCGACACCGGCTTGACCCTCGGCCCGCTGATGCACGAGTTCGGCTGGCAGTTCGATGACTGGGACCGCATCGCCGCGGGAACGATCGCGGGACACATCCTCGAATGCGGTGCGCAAAGCTCGGGCGGTAATCTCCTCAGCGATTGGCGCCGCGTGCGCCGACTGGAAGATGTGGGATTTCCGATCGCAGACGCGCGCGCCGATGGCACGTTCATCGTCACCAAGCATCCCGGTACCGGTGGCATTGTGAATGTCGCCTCCGTGACCGAGCAATTGGTCTACGAAATGGGCGACCCCAAGGACTACATCACGCCGGACGGGATCGCGGACTTCACCAGCATCCGTTTGCGCCAGCGCCGTCGCGACCGGGTCGAGGTGTCCGGCATCACCGGAGCGCCGCGCACCGGTATGCTCAAGGTGTCGATCGCCTGGTTCTACGGGTATAAGGCGGTCGGAACGCTGGTGTACGCGTGGCCCGAGGCGGTCGACAAGGCACGCGCTGCCGACGCGATTCTTCGCAAGCGATTGAAGGCGCTGGGGCTCGAGTTCGATCAGGTGCTGACCGAGCTGGTCGGCGTGGATGCCACGCATGGCGCGTTGGCCGGGCCGGCAGATCCCGAGCTCCCGGAAGTGACGCTCCGTGTGGGTGTACGGGGGCGCGACCGCGCGGCGGTGGAACGGTTCACTCGCGAGATCGCCCCGCTGGTCCTCACCGGGCCGCCGTCAGTGACCGGTTTCGCCGGCGGCCGCCCACAGGTCGAGGAGATCGTGGCCTACTGGCCCGCGCTGGTGCCGCGTGAATTGATCGAACCGTTCGTGAAAGTCGAGTTGCTCTGA
- a CDS encoding enoyl-CoA hydratase/isomerase family protein has translation MTDHVLESLADGILTLTLNRPEKRNALDCASLDRLAHGIARAELEPAIRVVVIRGAGRDFCAGADLNELLASVDRSADENERDALALGELFLAFRRLPKPVVAVVTGRALAGGAGLATACDIVLAAESASFGYPEIERGFVPAMVMTVLRRAVGEKRAFDLVATGRVVSAPEAMQIGLVSRVVGDAEIESVARALAAALAKQSATAFALTKQLFVELDDRNFSDGIFLGARVNAIARGTEDFRRSVAGFLSR, from the coding sequence ATGACTGACCACGTCCTCGAATCGCTGGCTGACGGGATTCTCACCCTCACGCTCAATCGCCCCGAGAAGCGCAACGCACTCGACTGCGCCTCGCTCGATCGATTGGCGCACGGAATCGCCCGGGCCGAGCTCGAACCAGCGATTCGCGTCGTCGTGATTCGTGGTGCCGGCCGGGATTTCTGTGCGGGAGCGGACCTCAACGAACTGCTGGCATCGGTTGACCGGAGCGCCGACGAGAACGAGCGCGACGCATTGGCGCTCGGCGAACTCTTCCTTGCCTTTCGACGCCTCCCCAAGCCTGTCGTCGCCGTGGTCACCGGACGGGCGTTGGCCGGTGGTGCGGGCCTCGCGACGGCGTGCGATATCGTGCTCGCAGCCGAAAGTGCCTCGTTCGGGTACCCGGAGATCGAGCGCGGATTTGTCCCGGCGATGGTGATGACCGTGCTTCGGCGCGCTGTCGGCGAAAAGCGCGCTTTCGATCTTGTGGCGACCGGTCGCGTCGTCAGCGCGCCAGAGGCGATGCAGATCGGGCTGGTGAGCCGGGTGGTTGGCGACGCGGAGATCGAGTCGGTCGCGCGCGCCCTTGCTGCGGCACTCGCGAAGCAGAGCGCCACGGCGTTCGCCCTGACCAAGCAACTCTTTGTCGAATTGGACGACCGGAATTTCAGCGACGGAATCTTCCTCGGCGCGCGGGTCAACGCCATTGCCCGCGGAACCGAGGACTTCCGGCGCTCGGTGGCCGGGTTCCTGTCGCGATGA
- a CDS encoding carboxyl transferase domain-containing protein, whose translation MALKDSPSRGSRLRVLTDEYLVLAARLREGGGAARIEKMHAKGQLAPRERVDRLRDPGTPWLEVGLLIAYDRYNGDAPAAGVITGVGVVAGRDVVIVANDATVKAGSWWPETITKILRAQEIAMRQRIPIIYLVDSAGVNLPYQGGVFPGQYGAARIFYYNSLMRRYLHVPQIAAVMGSCIAGGAYLPALSDVIFMVDGTSFMGLGGPNLVKGATGQTVDAESLGGARTHTAVSGVAHYRAADDADCLQRLRDYIARLPAPVAPASSLAESHGPRSDSRALYDVLPHDHRLSYDMRHLLDGILDCGELIEFQPDRAGEMLCGHGRIAGRTVAVIANQRGLIKGAPGEKPRFGGIVYAESAEKVAYFIETANRERIPLLFVQDVSGFMVGPEAEHEGIIRAGAQFVEAMATATVPKLVLTVNHASGAGYYAMAGQGFDPDFLLSWPSGRMAVMEGEAAIAAAHGTAIDKARQAHQPLDPATQQSVESMREDYETQLDARYAAARGFVDAIVSPEETRDQLAFLLRVTSYNRGSHLGPFVLPETVS comes from the coding sequence ATGGCATTGAAGGACTCGCCGTCGCGGGGCTCGCGCCTGCGCGTCCTGACCGATGAATATCTCGTCCTGGCGGCTCGCCTCCGCGAGGGGGGAGGCGCTGCCAGAATAGAGAAGATGCACGCCAAGGGTCAACTGGCCCCGCGCGAACGGGTCGACCGTCTGCGCGACCCCGGGACACCGTGGCTGGAAGTGGGCCTGCTGATCGCCTATGACCGCTACAACGGCGACGCGCCGGCTGCCGGCGTCATCACCGGTGTCGGTGTCGTCGCCGGGCGCGACGTCGTGATCGTCGCCAACGACGCCACGGTGAAGGCCGGGTCGTGGTGGCCCGAGACGATCACGAAAATCCTGCGCGCGCAGGAGATCGCGATGCGGCAGCGGATTCCGATCATCTATCTCGTCGATTCAGCGGGCGTCAACCTGCCATATCAGGGTGGGGTGTTTCCGGGGCAGTACGGCGCGGCGCGCATCTTCTACTACAACTCCCTGATGCGCCGATACCTCCACGTCCCGCAGATTGCCGCGGTGATGGGGAGCTGTATTGCCGGTGGTGCGTATCTCCCCGCGCTCTCCGACGTGATCTTCATGGTTGATGGAACGTCGTTCATGGGACTCGGCGGACCGAATCTCGTGAAAGGAGCGACCGGCCAGACGGTGGACGCGGAATCCCTTGGCGGCGCACGAACCCACACGGCGGTGAGCGGTGTCGCGCATTATCGTGCAGCCGACGATGCCGACTGCCTGCAGCGGCTCCGCGACTACATTGCGCGGCTCCCGGCCCCGGTGGCGCCGGCGTCGTCGCTCGCCGAGTCGCACGGGCCGCGGTCCGACAGCCGAGCCCTGTACGACGTACTGCCGCACGACCATCGGTTGTCCTACGACATGCGGCATCTCCTCGATGGCATCCTCGACTGCGGCGAACTCATCGAATTCCAGCCGGATCGTGCCGGTGAGATGCTGTGCGGGCATGGGCGAATTGCAGGGCGCACGGTCGCTGTCATTGCCAATCAACGAGGATTGATCAAGGGTGCGCCCGGCGAGAAGCCGCGATTCGGCGGCATCGTCTACGCCGAAAGCGCGGAGAAGGTCGCCTACTTCATCGAGACCGCCAATCGTGAGCGGATTCCGCTCCTGTTCGTCCAGGATGTGAGCGGATTCATGGTCGGTCCGGAGGCTGAGCACGAGGGGATCATCCGGGCGGGGGCCCAATTCGTGGAAGCGATGGCGACTGCCACCGTGCCGAAGCTGGTCTTGACCGTGAATCACGCGTCCGGTGCCGGCTACTACGCGATGGCGGGGCAGGGGTTCGATCCGGACTTCCTCCTCAGCTGGCCTTCGGGCCGGATGGCGGTGATGGAAGGTGAGGCGGCGATCGCCGCCGCACACGGTACGGCGATCGACAAGGCGCGCCAGGCGCACCAACCGCTCGATCCCGCGACGCAACAATCGGTGGAATCGATGCGCGAGGATTACGAAACGCAGCTCGATGCGCGCTACGCCGCGGCGCGCGGCTTTGTCGATGCGATCGTGTCTCCCGAGGAAACGCGGGACCAGCTCGCCTTTCTCCTGCGTGTCACCAGTTACAACCGGGGATCGCACCTCGGGCCGTTTGTGCTGCCGGAGACGGTGTCGTGA
- a CDS encoding methylmalonyl-CoA mutase family protein, translating into MTSTAHDPLLERLAEQEEELLRLRNELAAWKARAAAMPHRDDSDFTTISGRALEPVYTPLDVGTIEPLPGAFPYTRGIHPTMYRGRLWTMRQFAGFGTAEDTNRRYKYLLERGQTGLSVAFDFPTLMGYDSDHPRSEGEVGKCGVAISSLADMETLFDGIPLDQVSVSMTINGPAAILFCFFVAAAERQGVPIAKLQGTIQNDILKEFVAQHAWIYPVEPSLKIIVDLFEWTSAHTPNWNSISISGYHIREAGATAAQELAFTLANGFTYVEHGIARGLDVDRFAPRLSFFWDVHNDFFEEIAKMRAARRIWARHLRERYGARDERSLKMRFHCQTAGVSLTAQQPMNNVARVAYQALAAVLGGTQSLHTNALDETLALPTEDSVRVALRTQQILAYETGVANVADPLGGSYLVEALTERLEADAEAIFAQVDAMGGTVAAIEAGWFQREIAQSAARFQAEVEAGRRTVVGLNSFVEEQEAEIEILRIDDSAERQQRARMAAMRQQRDGANVAAALLALEEAARGDRNVIPAMLDCARVYCTLYEIRHVLQEVWGAYREPVFF; encoded by the coding sequence ATGACGAGCACGGCACATGATCCGCTGCTCGAACGGCTCGCGGAACAGGAAGAAGAGCTGTTGCGCCTGCGGAACGAGCTCGCGGCGTGGAAGGCGCGGGCGGCGGCGATGCCGCACCGCGACGACAGCGACTTCACCACCATCTCCGGGCGCGCGCTCGAGCCCGTCTATACTCCGCTCGACGTCGGCACGATCGAGCCGCTTCCCGGCGCCTTCCCGTACACTCGCGGCATCCATCCGACCATGTATCGGGGACGGCTCTGGACGATGCGGCAGTTCGCCGGTTTCGGCACCGCCGAGGACACCAATCGCCGTTACAAGTATCTGCTGGAGCGCGGCCAGACCGGGTTGTCGGTGGCGTTCGACTTCCCGACGCTGATGGGCTACGACTCCGACCATCCGCGCTCGGAGGGTGAAGTCGGCAAGTGCGGCGTCGCGATTTCGTCGCTCGCCGACATGGAGACGCTGTTCGACGGGATTCCGCTCGACCAGGTCTCGGTGTCGATGACGATCAACGGCCCCGCGGCAATCCTCTTCTGTTTCTTTGTCGCGGCGGCGGAGCGGCAGGGTGTGCCGATCGCGAAACTGCAGGGGACGATCCAGAACGACATCCTCAAGGAATTCGTCGCGCAGCACGCATGGATCTATCCGGTCGAGCCGTCGCTCAAGATCATCGTCGATCTGTTCGAATGGACCAGCGCGCACACGCCGAACTGGAACTCGATCTCCATCTCCGGCTACCACATCCGCGAAGCGGGCGCGACGGCGGCGCAGGAACTCGCGTTCACGCTCGCCAACGGATTTACCTACGTCGAGCATGGCATCGCCCGCGGCCTCGATGTCGACCGGTTCGCCCCGCGGCTGTCGTTCTTCTGGGACGTGCACAACGACTTCTTCGAGGAGATCGCCAAGATGCGCGCGGCGCGGCGCATCTGGGCCCGCCACCTGCGCGAGCGTTATGGTGCGCGCGACGAACGGTCGCTCAAGATGCGCTTTCACTGTCAGACCGCCGGTGTGTCGCTCACGGCGCAGCAGCCGATGAACAACGTCGCGCGCGTCGCCTATCAGGCGCTCGCCGCGGTCCTCGGCGGCACGCAGTCACTGCACACCAATGCGCTCGATGAAACGCTGGCGCTGCCGACCGAAGATTCGGTGCGGGTCGCGCTTCGAACCCAGCAGATCCTTGCCTACGAAACCGGCGTGGCCAACGTTGCTGATCCGCTCGGCGGGTCGTACCTGGTGGAAGCGCTCACCGAACGTCTCGAAGCCGACGCCGAAGCGATCTTCGCACAGGTCGACGCGATGGGCGGCACCGTGGCCGCGATCGAGGCGGGCTGGTTCCAGCGGGAGATCGCGCAGTCGGCGGCACGCTTCCAGGCCGAAGTTGAGGCGGGGCGGCGCACGGTCGTCGGGCTCAACAGTTTCGTGGAAGAGCAGGAGGCGGAGATCGAGATCCTCCGCATCGACGACAGCGCGGAGCGGCAACAGCGCGCACGCATGGCTGCGATGCGGCAGCAGCGCGACGGAGCGAACGTGGCGGCCGCGCTGCTCGCCCTCGAGGAGGCGGCCCGCGGAGATCGGAACGTGATCCCCGCCATGCTCGATTGTGCACGGGTGTATTGTACGCTGTACGAAATCCGGCACGTGCTCCAGGAAGTCTGGGGCGCCTATCGTGAGCCGGTGTTCTTCTAG
- a CDS encoding RecQ family ATP-dependent DNA helicase: protein MSSPLSIARQLLQRSFGHAEFRPLQSRIIHHVLCGRDVLAVLPTGGGKSLCFQVPALAANQLTVVVSPLIALMQDQVAALTLRQVPAAAINSTQDAATQAAIIADALAGRIRLLYLSPERLTRFADEYTGRGGRVARLAVDEAHCIVEWGHDFRPSYRGIARARTALGDPPCIALTGSATPAVRREIRRALGFRDDHREIVGSFDRPNLRFDVIQVSGRDERASRMVRLVRATDGACIVYAPTRGIVEGITRTLIEHGVDAAPYHAGMSPAERSGVLERFIADRASVVVATCAFGMGIDKAAVRLVVHWSMPATPESYYQEAGRAGRNRAPARCVLLHHPGDAVLPRRQLATTFPSERLLEQLWRDPSLRLRQPASVVAAADRLSAELRPDRGSVDWRRIRRRRREAARRIDVMINYARTRSCRRRHLLGWFGERVERCSGCDRCTPTPP from the coding sequence ATGTCCTCGCCGCTTTCGATCGCCCGCCAACTGCTGCAGCGTTCCTTCGGACATGCCGAATTCCGTCCGCTGCAATCCCGGATCATCCATCATGTGCTGTGTGGCCGCGACGTACTCGCGGTCCTCCCCACCGGAGGCGGCAAGTCGCTCTGCTTCCAGGTTCCAGCGCTAGCTGCCAATCAGCTGACTGTCGTGGTATCACCGTTGATCGCGTTGATGCAGGATCAGGTCGCGGCACTCACACTGCGGCAGGTCCCCGCGGCGGCGATCAACAGTACCCAGGACGCCGCCACGCAGGCCGCCATTATCGCCGACGCCCTCGCCGGTCGTATCCGCCTCCTCTACTTGTCGCCTGAACGACTGACGCGGTTCGCCGACGAGTACACCGGTCGTGGAGGCCGGGTGGCACGGCTCGCTGTGGATGAAGCGCACTGCATCGTGGAATGGGGCCACGACTTTCGGCCCAGCTACCGCGGCATCGCGCGCGCGCGAACCGCCCTCGGCGATCCGCCGTGCATCGCGCTCACCGGGAGCGCCACGCCCGCCGTCCGGCGCGAAATCCGGCGGGCGCTCGGCTTTCGTGACGATCACCGGGAGATTGTCGGATCATTCGACCGACCCAACCTGCGGTTCGACGTGATCCAGGTCTCCGGTCGCGACGAACGCGCCAGTCGCATGGTCCGGCTGGTTCGCGCGACCGACGGGGCGTGCATCGTCTACGCTCCGACCCGCGGAATCGTGGAGGGCATCACGCGGACGCTGATCGAACACGGCGTGGATGCAGCACCATATCACGCCGGAATGAGTCCGGCGGAGCGAAGCGGTGTGCTCGAGCGGTTCATCGCCGATCGCGCCAGCGTGGTCGTAGCCACGTGCGCGTTCGGAATGGGAATCGACAAGGCCGCGGTCAGGTTGGTCGTGCATTGGAGCATGCCGGCGACGCCCGAGTCGTACTATCAGGAAGCGGGGCGGGCCGGGCGCAATCGTGCCCCGGCGCGCTGTGTCTTGCTCCACCATCCCGGCGATGCCGTCCTTCCCAGGCGCCAGTTGGCAACCACCTTTCCGTCCGAACGACTTCTCGAACAGCTCTGGCGCGACCCGTCGCTTCGGCTGCGGCAACCGGCATCAGTGGTCGCCGCCGCCGACCGACTCTCGGCCGAACTTCGCCCCGACCGCGGGTCAGTCGACTGGCGGCGAATCCGGCGACGGCGCCGCGAAGCAGCCCGCCGGATCGATGTGATGATCAATTACGCCCGGACCCGGAGCTGCCGTCGGCGTCATCTGCTCGGCTGGTTTGGCGAACGGGTCGAGCGGTGCAGCGGTTGCGACCGCTGCACGCCGACCCCGCCGTGA